Part of the Sphaerochaeta associata genome is shown below.
CGGACATCGTCGCTTGATTGCTGCACCGCTTGCTCGAATGCGTAAACATCCTGCAGGTTCCCGCTCTTCAGGAAGAATTGTGATTCACCCTCAGGTGCTTCCACGGTAATGAGAAAGGGGGTGTCTCCTCCCATTTTCTGTGCAAAACGCCGGCTGGTCTCACCCAGAGGTTCCTTCTTCGGCAGATAGGACATGTAGTTGGTATTTACCGGGATATAGTCTCGTGTAGCGAAATACCCGATGATGACGAGCAAGAACACTACAACAAGCAGAGGCCAAGCATGTTTGACCGAACGATCGATGGATATGACCAGCTGTGCAAGATACCCTTTCTTATAGGTTTTTATCTGCTCCTGCTTGGGGGGTACCACCAGACTCAGCATGGCCGGAAGGTAGGTTGATGCAAGAACAGCGCAATAGCTTACCCCGATCCCCACTGCAATGCCGAACTCCCTAAGCGCCGGCGTTTTGGAAAAAAGCAGGCTCATAAAACCGATGACAGTGGTTATGCATGCAAAAACGATGGTACGCAGAATTTTTTGGGTGGATTGAATCGGATTCAAGCCTTTTGCATAATCCGTATAATACTCGCCGATGACATGGATGGCGTAGGAGGAACCCAGGTTGAGTACCATGCAAGGCGTGACAATATTGATGATGGTCAACGAGTAGCCGAGCAGGTGCATCGTACCAAAGGTCCATATAATACCTATGAGAGACATGGAGAAGGGAAGGAGCACACTTCGTTTGGCTTTGAAACTGAGATAGTAGATGGTCAGGATTGCGATGAAGCAGAGCGAGAGTAGAATGCTCAGGTCGCGTCCGAGGTAGTGCATCAAGCGATTGGTGATAATCGCTCCGCCGTTGATTGATACCGTGATGTCTGCCTCTCTGAGCTCATCAAGCAAATTGGAAAGTTCAGCTTCCATCTGATGTGTCAGTGCAAAGGACTCGAAGCTGAATAACATCGCATCCAGATTTTCACTGACCAAGTAGTTTTTCACCAACGGATCGTTCTCAATACGCTGCTTGAGAAGTTGTGCCTGCTCCTCGCTCCACTTGTTCTGCATTGAACTCGAACCAAACGGGACGGTGACCAAGCGGCTGCCTTTTTTTTCGAATGTCACAAAATCGAGCACTGAGAAACTTTTACTGAGATACCCGGTGTCGGTGAGCTTCTGCATCACCGTCGTGATGCGGTTAAGCGTCTCCGCTTCAAACAGGGCAGGGCTCTCCACCATCACCAGGTACGAAGTGCTGTAAGCGAGGTTGTCTTCAGGCATCGGAGGTTCAACCTCAGCGCTGGCTACCAGATGGGAGCCGAGGGCGGTAGTGTCAAGTACCATTGTTTCTGGAATAAAGGACTCGACAAGGGCCGAACCTTGCTGGTCCATATACTCGCCTGAACCTCCTTGATAGGACACCCCCTTCCCTGTTTCGTTCATGAGGGAGTTGTAATCTGCATCGAGGTGCAGGAATGCTGCGTGGTATAAGAAGAAGGCTGTTATCAGAAGAATCACAATCAATGTACTTTTGCTGTGCTTTCCGACAAAGACAAGTAAACTATGTTTCATGATGCTCCCGAATTGTATGGTAGAGAAAAAGTATAGCACAGAGTCTACATAAGAAAAACCCACTTGATTACCAAGTGGGCTTCGATTTTAGTCGTTGTATCTTCGTCTGCTGCTGGGACCTTTTTTCGGGAAAGATCCTTTCTTGGCCTTGGAAGTGTTGTACTTTCCATGAACCCGTCCGACACGGTCATCGGCAAAAGCAGGTCGGCCTTCGTAACGATCTTCACCGCCATAGGAGTCCCTACCGTACGGCTGGTAGTCGTCACGGTCTCCTCGTCTGGGTCTGCGTTCCGCATAGGATGGACGCCTTTCCTCCCCACGGGTTCTTACCGAGAGGTTTTTCCCGTTGGGATTGTCGGGCTTTGCCCTGGTAATGATGGGCTTCCCTTCCGGACCTTGGTCGCCGAAGGTCTTCAGGATTCGCTCGGCAACCTGAAGCGGGGCGCTGACAAAAGAGAACTCCTCACGAACGGAAACATCCTGGATGTCCCTGTCTTCGGCCCCCACCTGCTCGATGAGGTAGTCGACCAACATTCGCTTGTCAAGTCCGTCCTTCCTGCCGCGTGCAATGAACAGGCGGGTGAATCCGCTCTCCTCGTCACGTACAGGTCGGTCGCCCCTTCGATCATCCCTTCCGCCACCGATGTGCTGGTACTTGGAAACATCAAGCTGGTCTTTGTAGAAGTGATCCAAAAGAGCCGCAACTACGACTTCGGGCCTTTTACCGTCCAACAACTGTTCGGCGATCGGCAGGAAGTGGCTGCTCTGTGCATCTTCATCGGAGAGGGCGGTAAGCCGGCTGAGAATTCTCGCCCGCTTGATCCTGATGATCTCACTTGCTTCAGGGACGGATTCGCGTCTGATATCAGTCTTTGAGACTTTCTTGATGAAGGAGAAGCGCTTGAACTCACGGGGAGCTACAAAAGTGATGGCGATGCCGGTCTTTCCTGCTCGTCCGGTTCTTCCTACGCGGTGGATGTATGCATCCGGATCTTCGGGCAGTGAGAAGTTGATGACGTGGGTGAGATCGGAAATATCGATGCCACGTGCCGCTACGTCGGTGGCAACAATAATGCTGATGGTTCTCTCACGCATTTTGTGGAGGATCAGTTCTCGCTGTTTCTGGGAAAGATCTCCATGCAAAGGTTCGGCATCGTACCCACGGTCTATCAGCTTTCTGCCGATTTCATCACATTGGACCTTGGTTCGGCAGAAAATAATGCCGTAGAAACTCTCTTCCATGTCGATGATGCGGGTAAGAGCCTCCAACTTGTCGGACTCCTTCACCTCAACATAGATTTGGTCGGTGAGGTTGCTGGTCATGGTATCCTGCTGGATCTTGACCAGATGCGGATCACGCATGAACCGTTCGGCAAGCCTCTGTATCGGCTGGGGCATGGTCGCGGAGAAACAGAGCATGCGCTTTTCAGCGGGTGTCTGTTTCAGTACTTCTTCGATATCATCGATGAAACCCATATCGAGCATTTCGTCTGCTTCGTCGAGTACCATGAACTTGAGATGCTCGAGGTGCAGGGAACCGCGTCTGAGGTGGTCGAGGATACGACCGGGAGTTCCAACAACGACATGCACGCCCCGCTTGAGTTTACGCAGTTGCAGTTCCATGGAGGCACCGCCGTATACAGCGGCAATTTCCAACCTTCGGTCTCCCTTCAGGGAGTTGATCTCTTCAGCGGTTTGTACAGCAAGTTCACGAGTGGGTGCGAGAATGAGTGCTTGGACCTGATACAGTGATGGGTCTACAAATTCGAGAATAGGGAGGCCGAAAGCGGCGGTTTTACCGGTTCCGGTTTGTGCCTGGCCAATAACGTCGACCTGATCCTTGAGGAGCAGCGGTATGCATGCGCTCTGAATCTTGGTTGGTTCTTCGAAGCCTTTCGCTTTAATGGCGGCAATGGTTTGTGCGGACAGCCCTAGGTCCGCAAAGTTTGTTAACTCTGACATGGATCTCCTGATATATATGTGGGTGGATTATCGGTTGAGGACCGAAATAAACACAATAAGCCTGTCTAGTCTATACAAATGAGCAAGTTGTTGCAAGACAGAAACATCCCAAATGCCTAAATTCGCCTACCAACGATTATAGACC
Proteins encoded:
- a CDS encoding efflux RND transporter permease subunit produces the protein MKHSLLVFVGKHSKSTLIVILLITAFFLYHAAFLHLDADYNSLMNETGKGVSYQGGSGEYMDQQGSALVESFIPETMVLDTTALGSHLVASAEVEPPMPEDNLAYSTSYLVMVESPALFEAETLNRITTVMQKLTDTGYLSKSFSVLDFVTFEKKGSRLVTVPFGSSSMQNKWSEEQAQLLKQRIENDPLVKNYLVSENLDAMLFSFESFALTHQMEAELSNLLDELREADITVSINGGAIITNRLMHYLGRDLSILLSLCFIAILTIYYLSFKAKRSVLLPFSMSLIGIIWTFGTMHLLGYSLTIINIVTPCMVLNLGSSYAIHVIGEYYTDYAKGLNPIQSTQKILRTIVFACITTVIGFMSLLFSKTPALREFGIAVGIGVSYCAVLASTYLPAMLSLVVPPKQEQIKTYKKGYLAQLVISIDRSVKHAWPLLVVVFLLVIIGYFATRDYIPVNTNYMSYLPKKEPLGETSRRFAQKMGGDTPFLITVEAPEGESQFFLKSGNLQDVYAFEQAVQQSSDDVRHIISFASYVAFANSVYSQEEGIPESDGLLNLLSRMVILMSRQGQEDMGTIMNPEGTKLTIILQNYDAKEQALGTIGSAKRIEDTVISLLPLLPNGTIVTLDGEPHRSLHFSEALLSDQMKSTYASVLLVFLVVLFAFKSVSLALYALIPIISGVMANYIFMYFFQIPFDMITVSFGSIAVGAGIDDAIHFLIRYKNKLGIDDRTVESLLSETIRETGRPIILTTLSIVGGMLMFLFASYTPVRYFGSLMSMALLNCMLSTLLIMPSVIRLVTFFQRKIGMQTNTQRR
- a CDS encoding DEAD/DEAH box helicase — protein: MSELTNFADLGLSAQTIAAIKAKGFEEPTKIQSACIPLLLKDQVDVIGQAQTGTGKTAAFGLPILEFVDPSLYQVQALILAPTRELAVQTAEEINSLKGDRRLEIAAVYGGASMELQLRKLKRGVHVVVGTPGRILDHLRRGSLHLEHLKFMVLDEADEMLDMGFIDDIEEVLKQTPAEKRMLCFSATMPQPIQRLAERFMRDPHLVKIQQDTMTSNLTDQIYVEVKESDKLEALTRIIDMEESFYGIIFCRTKVQCDEIGRKLIDRGYDAEPLHGDLSQKQRELILHKMRERTISIIVATDVAARGIDISDLTHVINFSLPEDPDAYIHRVGRTGRAGKTGIAITFVAPREFKRFSFIKKVSKTDIRRESVPEASEIIRIKRARILSRLTALSDEDAQSSHFLPIAEQLLDGKRPEVVVAALLDHFYKDQLDVSKYQHIGGGRDDRRGDRPVRDEESGFTRLFIARGRKDGLDKRMLVDYLIEQVGAEDRDIQDVSVREEFSFVSAPLQVAERILKTFGDQGPEGKPIITRAKPDNPNGKNLSVRTRGEERRPSYAERRPRRGDRDDYQPYGRDSYGGEDRYEGRPAFADDRVGRVHGKYNTSKAKKGSFPKKGPSSRRRYND